In the genome of Leptospira noumeaensis, one region contains:
- the lysS gene encoding lysine--tRNA ligase → MKDSNELIEQRIQKINDLKTKGINPYPLRFFPNANSKSLITGFDPNQTEKKSFKLGGRLHAKRVMGKASFAHLKDAEGLIQLYATRDDLGEENYSLFKSLDLGDWIGIEGWLFQTQKGETTLHLTSVQLLAKCIRPLPVVKEKDGVIYDAFSDVEQRYRMRYVDLVVNDSVRETFKMRSRIISEIRKFLTNEGFLEVETPMMQPIAGGAAARPFVTHHNTLDMELFLRIAPELYLKRLIVGGMDRVFELNRNFRNEGISTKHNPEFTMMEAYMAFGDMETMLSLTERMIVSVAEAIGKGLKFAYGKDQIDLSAPWKRAKYIDIIKEYSGIDFSKITDLNDAITQAKAKGVDSSDSVSIWKVCDDVFSSLVEPHLIQPIFITDFPKELSPLAKSGEDDPKYVERFEPYVAGREIGNAFTELNDPFDQRERFEEQVKQREAGDDEAFMMDDDYIRALEYGLPPTGGLGIGIDRLVMLLTDSHSIRDTILFPLMRPE, encoded by the coding sequence ATTAAAGATTCCAACGAACTGATTGAACAACGCATTCAAAAAATTAACGATTTAAAAACCAAAGGAATCAACCCCTACCCACTTCGTTTTTTCCCCAATGCCAATTCCAAATCACTAATCACAGGGTTTGATCCCAACCAAACAGAAAAAAAATCCTTCAAACTGGGTGGTCGTTTGCATGCAAAACGTGTGATGGGAAAAGCAAGTTTTGCTCACCTAAAAGATGCCGAAGGTCTCATCCAATTGTATGCCACTCGGGATGATTTAGGCGAAGAAAACTATTCTCTTTTCAAATCACTCGACTTAGGAGATTGGATTGGAATCGAAGGTTGGCTCTTCCAAACACAAAAAGGGGAAACTACACTTCACCTAACAAGCGTCCAACTCCTTGCAAAATGTATCCGCCCTTTACCTGTTGTCAAAGAAAAAGACGGGGTCATCTACGATGCTTTCTCAGATGTAGAACAAAGATACCGCATGCGTTATGTGGACTTGGTTGTGAACGATAGCGTAAGGGAAACATTCAAAATGCGTTCAAGGATCATTTCTGAAATTCGTAAATTTTTGACAAATGAAGGATTCTTGGAAGTAGAAACTCCCATGATGCAACCGATTGCTGGTGGTGCCGCTGCTCGCCCTTTTGTGACCCACCATAACACTCTAGATATGGAGTTATTTCTACGGATTGCACCGGAACTCTATCTTAAACGACTGATCGTGGGTGGAATGGACAGAGTCTTTGAACTCAATCGTAACTTTCGTAACGAAGGAATTTCCACAAAACACAATCCAGAATTCACAATGATGGAAGCCTATATGGCTTTTGGTGATATGGAAACGATGTTGTCTCTCACGGAACGAATGATAGTTTCGGTGGCAGAAGCCATTGGCAAAGGTTTAAAATTTGCTTACGGAAAAGATCAAATAGATCTCTCGGCTCCATGGAAACGTGCAAAATACATTGATATCATTAAAGAATATTCAGGAATCGATTTTAGTAAAATTACTGACCTGAATGATGCTATCACCCAAGCAAAAGCCAAAGGTGTGGATTCTTCTGATTCCGTTTCCATTTGGAAGGTATGTGATGATGTGTTCAGTTCCCTTGTCGAACCACACCTCATCCAACCTATCTTTATTACGGATTTTCCAAAAGAACTTTCGCCGCTCGCTAAGTCCGGGGAAGACGATCCAAAATATGTGGAACGTTTTGAACCTTATGTTGCTGGACGTGAGATTGGAAACGCCTTCACTGAGTTAAATGATCCTTTCGACCAAAGAGAACGATTCGAAGAACAAGTGAAACAAAGAGAAGCTGGTGATGATGAAGCCTTTATGATGGATGATGATTATATCCGGGCACTTGAATATGGACTTCCACCAACAGGTGGCCTCGGAATTGGAATTGATCGTCTGGTGATGTTACTCACGGACTCCCATTCCATCCGTGATACCATTCTATTCCCACTCATGAGACCGGAATAA
- the serA gene encoding phosphoglycerate dehydrogenase, producing MVSYPKGKIKVLLLENVHKDAYELFHRDGFDVTLVKDAMEEAELIERISDVHVLGIRSKTNVTTKALENAKKLMTIGCFCIGTNQVELEEAEKRAIPVFNAPYSNTRSVAELVIAEIIMLARKATDQSRDVHLGKWNKIAKGCFEVRGKTLGIIGYGHIGSQVSVLAESMGMKVVFYDIISKLPLGNASSVHSYEELLQQSDFITFHVPETDETKNLFRKEHLNLVKPGAYLLNLSRGKVLEIDALVEGLKSGKLAGAGVDVFPEEPKSNDDPFVSPLQGLPNLILTPHIGGSTEEAQKNIGTEVAEKLLKYVNNGSTTFSVNFPNIELGNLKSGYHRILNIHQNQPGFLRDINSIISDLGGNILTQNLSTSSNIGYLSMEIDKNLGDELKDKIKAHKHSIRTRILY from the coding sequence ATGGTATCTTATCCCAAAGGAAAAATAAAAGTCCTACTTCTGGAAAACGTCCACAAGGATGCTTACGAACTTTTCCACCGAGACGGTTTTGACGTGACCCTCGTCAAAGATGCGATGGAAGAAGCGGAACTCATCGAAAGGATTTCGGATGTACATGTTTTAGGCATTCGTAGCAAAACAAATGTTACAACCAAGGCCTTAGAAAATGCTAAAAAATTAATGACCATTGGTTGTTTCTGTATTGGAACTAACCAAGTAGAACTTGAGGAAGCAGAAAAACGTGCGATTCCTGTATTCAATGCTCCGTATAGCAATACAAGATCAGTTGCGGAACTTGTCATCGCTGAGATCATTATGCTTGCGAGAAAAGCTACCGACCAATCGCGTGATGTACATTTAGGCAAATGGAATAAAATTGCAAAAGGTTGTTTTGAAGTTCGGGGAAAAACACTCGGAATCATCGGTTATGGACATATTGGATCTCAAGTTTCTGTCCTTGCAGAATCTATGGGGATGAAGGTTGTTTTTTACGACATCATATCCAAACTTCCTCTTGGAAACGCATCTTCTGTACACAGTTACGAAGAACTGCTACAACAATCTGATTTTATTACCTTCCATGTTCCAGAAACAGATGAAACCAAAAATCTATTCCGCAAAGAACATTTGAATCTAGTAAAACCTGGTGCTTATTTGTTAAACCTTTCTCGTGGCAAAGTATTAGAAATTGATGCTCTTGTGGAAGGACTAAAATCAGGAAAACTTGCTGGTGCAGGTGTGGACGTTTTTCCTGAGGAACCTAAATCCAATGATGATCCATTTGTTAGTCCACTCCAAGGATTACCAAACCTCATCCTAACGCCACATATCGGTGGTTCTACGGAAGAGGCACAAAAAAACATTGGAACAGAAGTTGCTGAAAAACTCCTAAAATATGTGAACAATGGATCCACTACTTTCTCAGTCAATTTTCCAAATATTGAATTAGGAAACTTAAAATCGGGATACCACCGGATTTTAAACATCCACCAAAACCAACCAGGGTTTTTAAGAGATATCAACTCGATCATTTCTGATTTAGGTGGAAACATTTTAACACAAAACTTAAGTACCTCATCTAATATTGGTTATTTGAGTATGGAAATTGATAAAAACTTGGGTGATGAACTAAAAGATAAAATCAAAGCCCATAAACATTCCATTCGCACGCGAATCCTGTATTAG